A window of the Henckelia pumila isolate YLH828 chromosome 3, ASM3356847v2, whole genome shotgun sequence genome harbors these coding sequences:
- the LOC140889355 gene encoding uncharacterized protein, translating into MAENRTVLYLIRSAFEGYRSSIIRPAVEANNFVLKPAIIQMIQIQARFGGTSVEYAYAHLEHFVSICDKFKFNGVTPDAVRLALFPFYLQGEAVEGLNDLPAGSITTWTQLVQNFLNKYFPPTKMAKLFSDIISFNQKEGESLHAAWTRFKNLFKKIPAEAWEIIGNMAESNIGWPDVKKDKNAGVLEFDALTALNAKIDALTHQMAIMQTTPANQVNVQQPEEQQVLEIDAENFMGNQGRQPFNPYSNTYNPVWKSHPNFSWKSTDPAANTSNPVEKKPSFEEIMMKPAGSLPSNTEKNPRDVNAILVVTRSQAKTAEKRIEDEETKVPVVEKGIEEAPKHAESAPTGKKGASINLMPYSCFEKLGIGEVKPTTISLQLADRSIKYPRGIVEDFLVMVDKFIF; encoded by the exons ATGGCAGAAAACAGAACTGTTCTTTACCTCATTCGCTCGGCATTTGAAGGCTATAGATCTAGCATCATTCGTCCGGCTGTCGAGGCAAACAATTTTGTGTTAAAGCCTGCCATTATTCAGATGATTCAGATACAAGCTCGGTTTGGGGGCACATCTGTGGAATAcgcctacgctcatctggagcatttTGTATCGATCTGCGACAAGtttaagtttaatggggtaacacctgatgcagtgcgactggcGTTATTCCCATTCTATCTACAAGGCGAAGCTGTGGAGGGGCTGAATGATCTGCCTGCGGGTTCTATTACTACTTGGACCCAACTTGTTCAAaattttttgaacaagtatttccctcctacAAAGATGGCGAAATTATTCTCGGACATTATCTCATTCAATcaaaaggagggagaatctcttCATGCGGCATGGACTAGGTTTAAAAA TTTATTCAAGAAAATACCAGCAGAAGCATGGGAGATTATTGGGAACATGGCTGAGAGCAACATAGGATGGCCAGATGTGAAGAAGGATAAAAATGCTGGAGTTCTAGAATTTGATGCACTGACAGCACTGAATGCTAAAATTGATGCTCTTACACATCAGATGGCGATTATGCAGACAACTCCAGCTAATCAGGTAAACGTTCAGCAGCCAGAGGAGCAGCAGGTCTTGGAAATTGATGCGGAGAACTtcatgggaaatcaagggagacaACCATTTAATCCTTACAGCAACACTTATAATCCTGTTTGGAAGAGTCATCCGAATTTCTCATGGAAATCTACTGATCCCGCTGCCAATACATCAAATCCAGTGGAGAAGAAGCCATcatttgaagaaattatgatgaA GCCAGCAGGGTCgttgcctagcaatactgaAAAGAACCCAAGAgatgtcaatgctattctggTGGTTACTAGATCGCAAGCGAAGACTGCAGAGAAGAGAATTGAGGATGAGGAAACAAAAGTGCCAGTTGTTGAAAAAGGGATAGAGGAAGCACCAAAGCATGCAGAGTCGGCGCCTacgggcaagaaag gtgccAGTATCaatcttatgccttattcttgttttgaaaagctaggTATTGGTGAAGTTAAGCCAACCACTATCTCCCTTCAATTGGCTGAcagatctataaaatatccaagggggattGTGGAAGATTTTTTGGTTATGGtcgataaatttatattttaa